CATTTGATTCGGCAATTCGGCGACGTGCGGAGCGGATTCCGTTGCAACACATTATCGGTAAATCGTGGTTTGGTCAGGTCGAACTATCTGTCGGGCCTGGGGTCTTTATACCTCGACCGGAAACGGAACTGATGGCAGATTGGGTGGTAGATCAGCTGAAGCATCGCTTTGACGAGCAACCGTTAGTTGTGGTCGATATGTGCACTGGCTCCGGCGCGATTGCCGCTTATATTGCGGCAGAGCTTTTCGACGCAAACCTGCCCGCGTCAATCTACGCCGTCGAAATGTCACCGGAGGCCGCGGCCTTTGCTGCAACCAACCTGGAAAAATACCAGGTCGATCTCATCCTCGGAGATGCTGGAGACATTGCCACCTATCCATCCGATCTGATTGGGCGGGTGGATTTGGTTATCAGCAACCCGCCTTATGTGCCGGAAACACTTGAGCTGGATCCTGAGGTGTACCACGATCCGGAAATGGCGGTGTTTGCAGGGCCAACCGGCATGACCGTCATTCCGCGGTTGGTGGAGGTCATGGACAAGCTTTGTGTCCCCGGCGGGCTAACCGCAATTGAACACGATGACACCACCCAACCAGCGGTGCTGAGCTGTCTGGCTGAACAGGGTTTTGCACAGGTTGTCGGGCATAATGATTTCACTGGTCGCCCCCGATTTGTCACAGCGACTAAGCTATAACCGCACCTCGCAATAATCGCGACCACATGGAGGAAGATAAACCGTGAGCAGAATCTACGACTGCGCTACCGCTGATACTCGGGCTGCCGGAATTAAACAAGC
The nucleotide sequence above comes from Corynebacterium mustelae. Encoded proteins:
- a CDS encoding N5-glutamine methyltransferase family protein, whose protein sequence is MREILHSAQATLAAAGVASPRNDVQLIAAELLEIDPLAVPLFRLRDLTEAKRAAFLLAFDSAIRRRAERIPLQHIIGKSWFGQVELSVGPGVFIPRPETELMADWVVDQLKHRFDEQPLVVVDMCTGSGAIAAYIAAELFDANLPASIYAVEMSPEAAAFAATNLEKYQVDLILGDAGDIATYPSDLIGRVDLVISNPPYVPETLELDPEVYHDPEMAVFAGPTGMTVIPRLVEVMDKLCVPGGLTAIEHDDTTQPAVLSCLAEQGFAQVVGHNDFTGRPRFVTATKL